Proteins found in one Clostridium kluyveri DSM 555 genomic segment:
- the yaaA gene encoding S4 domain-containing protein YaaA: MDEIKINTDTIKLDSFLKWCGAVSQGSEAKIFIKDGMVKVNGEIETRRGRKLFKGYIVEFGVNTYKII; encoded by the coding sequence ATGGATGAAATTAAAATTAATACAGATACAATAAAGCTGGATTCTTTTTTAAAATGGTGTGGAGCAGTTTCACAAGGATCTGAAGCCAAGATATTTATAAAAGATGGTATGGTAAAAGTAAATGGAGAAATAGAAACAAGGAGGGGACGAAAGTTATTTAAAGGCTATATAGTTGAATTTGGAGTAAATACGTATAAAATCATATAA
- the recF gene encoding DNA replication/repair protein RecF (All proteins in this family for which functions are known are DNA-binding proteins that assist the filamentation of RecA onto DNA for the initiation of recombination or recombinational repair.), which yields MYIKYLKLINFRNYKELDIEFDKNINIFVGDNAQGKTNILESMYYCSIGKSPRTSKDKELINWDNKESYIKVHILKKLFNKKIEIKIFKEGKKGININSIKVSKLSELMGVLNVVMFSPEDLKIIKESPVYRRKFLDIELCKFSKKYYYGLVQYNKVLTARNIILKKWNKGNYIDILQVYDKQLAKYGEVIIKLRNNYLKKLSEKGKVIHSDITSGIENIEFKYMTCLTNFDNIEDDLFKILEFNRKKDIYKGITLYGPHRDDFIVNINGVNVRNFGSQGQQRTSILTMKFASLEIIKEIIGEYPVLLLDDVLSELDKNRQKYILSSIKDIQTFITCTGIDDIKKSIIDEAQLFIVKKGKVSRI from the coding sequence ATGTATATAAAATATTTAAAATTAATCAATTTTAGAAATTACAAAGAGTTAGATATAGAATTTGATAAAAATATAAATATATTCGTAGGAGATAATGCACAGGGAAAGACAAATATATTGGAAAGTATGTATTACTGCAGCATAGGTAAATCACCAAGAACAAGCAAGGATAAAGAATTAATAAATTGGGACAATAAAGAGTCATACATAAAAGTCCACATATTAAAGAAATTATTTAACAAAAAAATAGAAATAAAAATATTTAAAGAAGGCAAAAAAGGAATAAATATAAACTCTATAAAAGTAAGTAAATTATCTGAACTCATGGGAGTTCTTAATGTAGTTATGTTTTCACCGGAAGATTTAAAAATAATAAAGGAATCTCCTGTTTATAGAAGAAAATTTTTAGATATTGAACTCTGTAAATTCAGTAAAAAATATTATTATGGCTTAGTTCAATATAATAAAGTATTAACTGCGAGAAATATTATTCTTAAAAAATGGAATAAAGGTAATTATATAGATATTCTTCAGGTATATGATAAACAATTAGCAAAGTATGGTGAAGTTATAATAAAACTTAGAAATAATTATTTAAAAAAACTTAGTGAAAAAGGAAAAGTTATTCATAGTGACATAACTTCTGGAATTGAAAATATAGAATTTAAATATATGACATGTTTAACAAATTTTGATAATATAGAAGATGATCTATTTAAAATTTTAGAATTTAATAGAAAAAAAGATATATATAAAGGCATTACACTCTATGGACCCCATAGAGATGATTTTATTGTGAATATAAATGGAGTTAATGTCAGAAATTTTGGTTCTCAGGGACAGCAAAGAACTTCAATATTAACTATGAAATTTGCTTCTCTTGAAATAATAAAAGAAATTATAGGAGAATATCCTGTATTGCTTTTAGACGATGTTTTATCTGAATTGGATAAAAATAGGCAAAAATATATATTAAGTTCTATAAAGGACATACAAACATTTATAACTTGTACTGGAATTGATGATATAAAAAAAAGTATAATAGATGAAGCTCAATTATTTATTGTAAAAAAAGGAAAGGTTAGCAGAATTTAA
- the remB gene encoding extracellular matrix regulator RemB codes for MFLHLGENIVVPIKDVIGIFNVETSTYSSDTTQFLRMAEEDGFIQKITNDKPKSFIIAEVNKKSKIYLSPISSSTLTKRSEILYYEL; via the coding sequence ATGTTTTTACACTTAGGCGAAAATATAGTTGTTCCAATAAAAGATGTAATTGGTATATTTAATGTTGAGACTTCAACATATAGTTCTGATACAACTCAATTTTTAAGAATGGCTGAAGAAGATGGATTTATACAAAAGATTACAAATGATAAACCTAAATCTTTTATTATTGCAGAAGTAAATAAAAAAAGTAAAATTTACTTGTCACCTATATCTTCATCCACATTGACTAAGAGATCGGAAATTCTATACTACGAACTTTAA